DNA from Leptolyngbya iicbica LK:
AGCGACTATTATCCCTGGGCATGATTATCGTCATTGGCTTTTTGCTACTGGTGTCGCTAATCATCAGTTCTGTGATTTCGGGCTTTTCTGATTATCTCAATACGCTTGCCCCCAGCTTGGACACCATTGTGCAAGTGCTGAATTTCGCCGTCTCCTTTGGCATCACGACCTTGCTGTTCGCCATGATTTTTAAATTCTTGCCTGATGTGGTGATCACTTGGGGCGATGTCTGGTTTGGGTCCGCCGCCACTGCCATTCTGTTTTCCTTGGGCAAGTTTTTGATTGGGCTGTACTTAGGCAATAGCAGCTTTGGCTCCTCCTATGGAGCGGCAGGCTCGGTTATTATTTTGTTAGTTTGGGTATTCTTTTCGGCCCAAATTTTGTTTTATGGGGCAGAACTCACACAGGTTTACAGCCGCCGCTTTGGGTCGCAAATTCAGCCTAATCGCTACGCAGTGCGCCAGGAAAAAGTCACTGTGGATCAGTCAAATTCTCAATAAAAATGAATTCATCCGTGTCATATTCTATCCACAACTTCTATCCATAATTAGGCCATGGATGAATGCAGTCACCGGATAACCTTGAACGCTTTAAAGACTGTATTAGGACTGTGTTAAGGCGCGATCGCCGCCCCCTGCTCGACTTGTTGCCGAATCGCGATCGCAATTTTTTCGGGAATTTCTAGCGGCATTAGGTGTCCCACTCCGGCTTGCTCAATCAGCGTTGCTCCGGCGATGCGATCGATGACATCCCGTTGCACTACGTCGAACGGAATGACGGGATCATCGGGAGAGGCGATCACGGTGACGGGCACTTTAATTGAGTGCAGTTGGTCCGCGATTGAGTGCTGCATCCCCACTTGCAACCACCAGCGCCAGGCCGAGTCGGCGGCAATTGTGTGGGTTTGGATGGCGAGCGATCGCTGTTCTGGAGACAATTGTGCATGGGTCGCCTGATCGACCGTCGTCGCCGCATTATCTTGACTGGGGTGAAAATTCAATAAGCGCTGCTTTTCGTCATCGGGCATGGGCTCTTGGGTCGGCGGCGAGGGAGCCACCAAGATGATTTGTCGAGGCTCGGCCAATGGAGAACTGATGCCAACTTGCAACGCAATCTTGGCCCCCATAGAATGGCCAACCAACACAAAGCGATCAATGTCTAAGGCAGACAGCGCTTCCCAGACAAAATCACGGTACGTTTCAAGGGATGGCTCCGCTAGCGGGGGAGTTTGCCCAAACCCCGGCAAGTCGAGGGCAACACACCGAAAATCTGACGCGAGATGCTCGATGACCCACTGCCAACTCGCCGCCGCCCCGCTGAAATAGTGCAGGAAAACCAACGTCGGTTCGCCTTGGCCACGGTCTAGAAATTGGGATGAGTCGATGGTAAAAGAGGACTCTAAATGTTGCATGGGGGATAAAAAACGTAACTACTGAATGTATTGAGCTGGATGTAGTGAAAAGCCGATTAATTCTGAATTAAGGACTGCCTGCAAGGTAAGAAAACAAAAACAAGACAAATAAAAAACAGACGCTGATTGAATCAGGTCGC
Protein-coding regions in this window:
- a CDS encoding YihY/virulence factor BrkB family protein, with product MSPKQVWRMLKAAFQEWNEDKAARLAAALAYYTLFSLAPLLILVIAIAGLFFDSAAVRQQIMGQVEALIGGTSADFVSTILDNANRPGNNSGVIASLISVGLLLIGATGVLTQLQLSLNTIWSVEARPDIGFLNLLRKRLLSLGMIIVIGFLLLVSLIISSVISGFSDYLNTLAPSLDTIVQVLNFAVSFGITTLLFAMIFKFLPDVVITWGDVWFGSAATAILFSLGKFLIGLYLGNSSFGSSYGAAGSVIILLVWVFFSAQILFYGAELTQVYSRRFGSQIQPNRYAVRQEKVTVDQSNSQ
- a CDS encoding alpha/beta fold hydrolase: MQHLESSFTIDSSQFLDRGQGEPTLVFLHYFSGAAASWQWVIEHLASDFRCVALDLPGFGQTPPLAEPSLETYRDFVWEALSALDIDRFVLVGHSMGAKIALQVGISSPLAEPRQIILVAPSPPTQEPMPDDEKQRLLNFHPSQDNAATTVDQATHAQLSPEQRSLAIQTHTIAADSAWRWWLQVGMQHSIADQLHSIKVPVTVIASPDDPVIPFDVVQRDVIDRIAGATLIEQAGVGHLMPLEIPEKIAIAIRQQVEQGAAIAP